The Candidatus Synechococcus calcipolaris G9 nucleotide sequence GATTTTTGATGAAATCGATGCGGGCGTATCGGGCCGCGTTGCCCAGGCGATCGCCGAGAAACTCCACCACCTAAGCCAATACCATCAAGTTCTTTGTGTTACCCATCAATCCCTGGTGGCAGCCATGGCCGATCACCATTTGCGCGTTGAAAAGATGATTTCCGAGCAGGAATCCAGTACCCTTGTTCGCATCCATAGCCTCAGTGACGCCGATCGCCCCAGCGAACTAGCCCAGCTTGCCGGAGGAGGAAAAGATCAACCGGCCCTAAATTTTGCCACGGCACTCTTGGAACAGGCCGCTAACCTACGCCAACCGCTCTAGGGAAAGTTGGGCCGCCTCTGCCACCTGGCTATTCTCATCCTTAGCTAAGTATTTGAGGGCCGATATGCCCTTAGCATGGGGTAAATTCCCTAGGGCCTCCGCCAAACGTTGACGGATGAGCCAGTCATCGGATTGGACAAACCTCAATAGGTGATCCACCACCGCCGGATTACCAATTTCCCCTAGAGCGGCGATCGCCCCCTGGAGCATCAGTACTTGATCACTTTCCAGGGCCGATAGGAGTGCATCACAGCCCCGAGGATCCTTCAGATTCCCTAGGGACACCGCCGCTGAAAAACGCACCAACCAATCCGTATCCTCATAAAACGCACGAATCAGGGGTTCAAAGGCCCGTTCATCCTCCAAATAGCCCAGGGCCCCCGCCGCATCGGCGCGAATGCCGTAGTCCGGTTCCGTTTCTAAAAGCTGCACCAAAAGACCAAAACACTCCGCAGTGGGTTTCACGCCCAGGGCAAAGACCGCCATGGAGCGAATTTGCAGATTTTCATCCCAGAGCACTTTTTTAATCAGGGGAACGGCATCATCTGCTGGAATATCTCGCAATGCCGCCAAGGCTAAGAGGCGATCGCGGGAACTGGAGCTTTCTAGCTGATCGGCAAGCTGTGCTAAGGAAGTAGTCATGGCAGTATTTTTTACAAAAGTTAACATATATTCTCATTATAGAGACTTGATAACGACTATTCCACTCTCCGACCGATCCAAGAACGGCGAAGATGGCCGCCACTACAACCAAGACCCTGATGGGAATTTTAGAATTAACGTAGACTGGCCCTAAGTCCAGAGATTTTTGCTAATCTAACCTGGATAGAGCCATTTTGGGGATGTGAGAAGTGAATATTGCAGAGGCATTTACCCGTGGTGGGCTGGCAATGTGGCCCCTGCTGGTGTTGTCAATTTTAACCCTAGGAACTATTTTTGAACGGGTGTGGTTTTGGACCCTAGTCCTACGGGGAGAAACCAAGTTGGCCGAGCAAATTTTATCCGCTGCCCAACGGAACTGGCAGGAAGCCACCGATCTGGCGGCCCAAGCCTGTGATCAACCCATGGGACGATTTCTCTATACTCCACTGCAATTAGTGGATATGGAGCCGGAGATTTTTCGTTTAGCCCTAGAAGCGGCCGCCGATGAAGAACTTAGTGCCATGCGCCGTGGCGAAAAGGTACTAGAGGCAACCATCACCATGGCCCCACTACTGGGACTCCTCGGAACCGTGCTGGGCTTAATTAGTGCCCTGAGTTCGATCCGCTTGGGGGATATTGGAACACCGGCCACCCTAGGGGTGGGTCTAGGGATTAGTGAGGCCCTGATTAGTACAGCGGCGGGGTTAATTGTGGCCATTATTAGTTTGGCCTTTCAGCGACTCTTTCAAGCCTTACTCATGCAACAGGCCCAGATTTTCCGGCGCACAGGTAATGAATTAGAACTGGCCTATCGACAATTTTGGCTTCAGCAACAGTCCTCTGAAACCGAGCGTTCTTTCCTATGAAAATTAATCTCCGCAATGACACCGATGATGTCCGCATTGAGATTTTGCCCCTCATTGATGTGGTCTTTTGTATCCTCACCTTTTTTATTTTGGCGGCCGTCAGTTTGACCCGACAGCAGGCAATTACCCTCAATTTGCCAGAGGCAAGTACGGGCCAAGCCCAATCGCGGCAGATGCTTGTGGTGAGCATTGATCCCGTGGGTCAAATTTATGTGGATCAGGATCCGGTAAATCGCAGTGAACTTTACGAAGAACTATTGACCTATCTCCGCCTTAATCCAGAGGGCATGGTGGTGCTGCGGGCCTCCCAGGTTGTTAGTTACAATGATGTTATTCAGGTTCTTGATCTGTTGCGATCTGTGGGGGGAAACCGCGTTGCCTTGGCGACCCAGCCCCTTGAACAGCCCGCCATGGGTGTAGATCCAATGCCCCCCATTGATAATTTTGATGATTTTCCGGCTATAGAAGACGTGCCCCTGACTCCCGATGGTTTAGATAGTCCCGATCGCCCAGCGGGGGAACTGGAGACATTTCCGGAGGAACCCGCCAGTGATTAATCGAGCCGTGATTAATCGAGGGGGTGACTCTGCCCCTGTGCTACGGCAATATCCCTGGATAGCGGCAGGATATGGAGCGACCTAAGGGGTTCAAACTGAAAAATCCTGGCTTTTGGTGGGCTGCGGTGGTCTCAATCCTGGGCGATCGCCTAACCAAACTATGGATTGTCCAAACCTATAGCCTGACCTATCCGCCAGAAACAACGCCCCTGTGGCCCAATGTCTTTCATATTACCTATGTGACCAATACCGGCGCGGCGTTTAGTCTATTTGCCAATGGTGGGGGCGGCTGGTTACGCTGGCTCTCCCTGGCCGTCAGTTTGCTGTTAATTGCCTTTGCGGTCTTTGGCCCCCGCCTGGATCGTTGGGAACAACTGGGCTATGGCCTGTTATTGGGGGGAGCCTTAGGTAATGGCATCGATCGCCTCCTGAAGGGAGAGGTGGTGGATTTTTTAGATTTCCGCTTAATTCGCTTCCCGATCTTTAATGTGGCAGATATTGCCATCAATCTGGGCATTGCCTGTTTACTGTATGCCGCTTGGCGACAGCATCAAAGGGATAGTGCAGATACCCAAGGATAGGACGCAGGGTGGGGGCACAGAAATAATACTGTAAAAATAAAAAGCAAATAAAAAATACATGGACATCGTTCTTTGCCATACAACCGCTGATTTCGACACCCTGGGGGCGGCGGTGGGTTTAAGCTGTCTCTATCCAGGCACAAAAATTGTTTTGACCGGGGGATCCCATCCCAAGGTGGGGGAGTTCCTGGCCTTTCACCGGGACGAGTATGCCCTAATTGAGGCGCGATCAGTGACGGCGGAGACCCTGCGGCGCATTTGGATTGTGGATACCCAGTCCCGCAAACTATTGGGGGCAGCGGTCCCATGGCTGGATCAGCCCCAGGTGGAAGTTTATATCTATGACCATCATCTGGATAGCCCTGGGGATATTGTTGCCCAGGAACGATGGCTGGAGCCAGTGGGCGCAACCTGCACCATCATTGTGGAGCGGCTGCAAGCCGAAAAGGTCTCCCTAAGGGCAACGGAGGCAACGGTTTTAGCCCTAGGGATCCACGGTGATACGGGATCGCTGACCTTTGAGCAAACAACGGCCCGGGACGCGGCGGCCTTGGCCTGGTTACTGGAACAGGGGGCCCACCAACGGGCGATCGCCGACTTTTGCGATCCTGGTTTAAGCGAGGATCTGCAACCCCTCTTGAGCCAAGCCTGGGATCATCTGCACCAAGAAACTCACCAAGGTCATTGTTTAGGACGGGTGCTACTGACCACGCCGGAGTATGTTCCTGGGTTATCCCGCTTAATTACCCATTTGGCGGATCTCAGTGAATGCAATGCCTTGATTCTGGGTCACTATTACCGGGCCAATGCCACGGGAGGGCACTTAAGTTTGATTGGCCGAAGTCGAGTCCCTGGCGTGAATTTGGCCACCATAATGCAATCCCTAGGGGGAGGGGGCCATGCCCAAGCAGCGGCCGTCACCCTGACAACATCGGAACCCGAACGGGTGTTAGAGAAGATCTACCAGCAACTTCTTGAGCAAATTCCCCAGCCCGCCACAGCCCAAGAGTTAATGTCATCCCCGGTACGAACCGTACTACCCGATACAACGGTGGAGCAGGCCCATCGGGTTTTATTGCGCTATGGCCATTCCGGCCTATCGGTGGTGGATCGTCAGGGTCAGTTGGTAGGAATCATTTCCCGCCGGGATTTGGATATTGCCCTGCACCATGGGTTTGATCATGCTCCGGTCAAAGGCTATATGAAGTCTCCTGTACGCACGATTGGAACCACAACCACCCTGCCCCAGATTCAGGCCTTGATGGTCACCTACGACATTGGACGGCTACCCGTGATCAATGCTCAGGGACACCTCCAGGGAATTGTCACCCGTACCGATGTGTTGCGGCAACTCTATCACCATCAACCGGATTCCCAAAGGACAACGGCTCCCCATCGGCAATTTCTCTTTCAACCGCTGCAAGATCTGCTGCCACCCCCCCTACGCCACGTTTTGGAACAGGCCGCGATCGCCTGTAGTCAACGGGGCTGGCAACTTTACTTGGTGGGGGGAGCGGTGCGGGACTTACTCTTGCTCCTGCATCAGCGTAAATCAATGGATGATCTGGCAATGGATGATCTGGGGGAATGCTACAGCCGCATCACCCGTGAATTCGATCTCGTGGTGGATGGCATTCAGCAAGGAGTACAGGAGGGGGCCGGGGTGCAGTTAGCAAGGGAACTCCATGGCTATTACCCCAAGGCCGAAGTCCAGATCTATGGTCAATTCCAAACCGCGGCCCTCCATTGGCCCCACCATTCCCCCCTTGGCGATTTTGCCATCGATATTGCCACGGCCCGCAGTGAATTTTATCCCTATCCGGCGGCCCACCCGGAAGTGGCGGCCAGTTCCATTCGCCAAGACCTCTATCGCCGCGATTTTACGATTAATGCCCTGGCCATTCGCTTGACCCAACCCCACAGTGGTGAACTTCTCGATTTTTTTGGTGGCTGGCAGGACTTGCAAAGCCAGACGATTCGGGTCTTGCATCCCAATAGTTTTATTGAGGATCCCACCCGTATTTTTCGCGCCGTCCGCTTTGCCGTGCGTCTAAACTTTCTCCTGGATGCCCAAACCCAGGAGTATATTGGCCATGCCCTGACCAGTGGCATTTTTGAGCGGAGTCAACGCCGCAGCCAGAAATTGCCTTCCCTGCAAAGTCGGCTACGCAACGAATGTCGTTACCTGTTGCAATTGCCCTTGGGGGAAGAGGACACCTTTCCGGGGGAAACGGCCCTAGGTCAATTAAATGATTTGGGCGCGTTGCAATGTCTCCATCGGGATCTACCCTTTAGCCAACAGACCCGTCAGAGTCTTGCCCTAGCCTGGGAATGGTGGCAAGCCTACGGGGAACCTACGACGATCCAAGGGATAGGGGATTGGGAACTTTTACTGATGGTTTTGTTAGCTCCCCTAGGGGATGCGGTGATGGTGGCAGAGCAGCTACATTTGGCAGAACCCCTGCACCATCGCTTAGCCATCTGGCGATCGCGGGCGGAGGAATTCCAGGCACTTCTGGCAACTGAGCCTAAAATCAGCACCTTAACCTGTTGGTTAGATGGGTTGGATATTCCCCTGATTATTTTGATTGCCAGTCAAACCCCAACCCCAGTGGGCGATCGCCTCAAACAGTATTTAGGGCAATGGCGAGAGCAAAAGTCGCCCCTAAATGGGGATGATTTGCAGGCCTTGGGATATCAGCGGGGGCCGCAATTTCGGGAGATGTTACAGGCATTGCGCTGGGCTGCCCTCGATGGCATTGTCGGCGATCGCGACGGGGCCAAAGCTTTTTTGGCTGCTCACTATCCCCAGAATTAACCAGAATTAATTAATAACGACTAAGCTGTTAGCGTATTGGTAAACAAGGGGGCGCACTCCTTAGCAATTTGGGCAATATGGCGATGATCCGTGCCGCAACAGCCCCCCATAATATTCAACTGCTGAAGTTGTTGCTTAATGGCAATGTAATACTGTCCCAATTCTGTGGGATTGCCGCTATCGAGTTCTGTAGAGTCATTGAGTTCCTGATGGCTTTTGCGGGAGGAATTCGCCCGTACCCCTCGAATCCGGCCTAACTCCGGTTCCCCGCCCATTAAACTTTTTTCAAAGTGGGTCGGATGGGCACAATTAATCATAAAGTAACTGGCGTATTCGGCAGTGGCAGCATCCACTTGTTGAACCGCCGAAGGTAAGGATTGGCCATTGGGCAGATGACCATCGGTTTCCAGGGTGAAGGAAATGGAGATGGGAATTTGCGCCCTTTGGGCCGCCCGGACAATCCCGATCGCTTCCTCTGGATAATTGATCGTGAAGGCGCAGACCATATCGGCGGCAGTACCGGCAACGGTATGAATTTGGGGCCAATGGTAGGCTTCCGCTTCCGTGGCATCCATCGTACTTTCAATGGCGTAACCATCACCACGGGGGCCAATACACCCACTGAGGACAATTTGAGTGTGGTCACTTTCGTACTCATGACGGAGGGTTTCAATATGGGCGATCGCCGCGCAGTTAATCTCTGCTAGGGCTTCGCTGTCGTACCCCAAACGGCTCCCCCAGTCAGAATTGGCTCGCCAAGTCACACTATCCAGAATAAAATTAGCTTGAACCTGCTGGGCAATCTCTAGATATTTCCGGTAGTAACCATTAAGCATCTCCCGGCCAACCGCCGTCCTCAAAAGGGGAAACGAGGCAAATTCTGGCAAGTCAACTCCGTGGTGAAAGATCAATGTTGTTTCTAATCCCCCATCCATCAAAAAAAAGTCTTGCCCTAATTGGGGTAACTGATGGCGATATTTGGACATTATGAATACAATCCTCCTAGGGCTGAGCGATGAACGTTCCCATGTCTGTTTGCCATAGCAATATCGACATTAATATTATGTCAATAATGTATAAAATCAATAATATAGCAACCAATGGTTTGGTTGAGACGGGGTGCAGGGGTGGAACCCCTGGCTGGCGGCGAAGCCCCCACACCCCCCTTATGCAAAATGTCTTAAGGAAACAGGCGACAGCCATATATAAAAAGATTAACAAACCATGATTCAGCCCCAACTTCCAGCCCCTCTCCAGCCCGGCGATCGCCTTGGGGTGGTCTTCCCCAGTGGTCGATTAAGGGATAGGGAGCCATTCTTGGCCGGACTCCAATGCTGGCGGGATCACGGCTATAAAATTGCTGCGGATGATACCTGGCATCGGGGCTGGGGTTATTTGGCCGGTTCCGATGGAGATCGCCGTCAGGCCCTCTTAGATGCCTTGACCAACTCAGAGATTAAGGGCATTCTCTGTGGTCGGGGCGGATTTGGGGCAACCCGATTATTAGAGGACTGGGCCTGGCCGGCCCTAGCAGGCAAGTGGCTCATTGGCTTCTCAGATATTACCGCTCTCCTGTGGAGTTACGTTCAAGAAGGAGTGGCCGGAGTCCATGGCCCCGTTCTGACGACCCTAGCCGCCGAACCCCCATGGAGCCGAGATCGTCTCTTCCATCTGGTACAGGGCAAGTCCCTAGACCCCCTAGATGGCCAAGGTTGGGGAGGCGGAATCGTCACGGGGCAGCTCTTGCCAGGTAATCTTGCCGTGGCCACCCACCTGATCCATACCCGCCACTGCCCGGATCTAACTGGGGCAATTTTAGCCTTTGAAGATGTGGGGGAAGCCCCCTATCGCCTGGACCGAATGTTAACCCAATGGCGGCAAACGGGATTATTAAGCCAAGTGGCAGGTATTGCCCTCGGTCGTTTTAGCCGTTGCCAAGTGGAACCCTCCGTTCCCAGCTTTACCGCTGAAGAAGTCCTCGGCGATCGCCTAGCGGATTTAGGCCTGCCCATTGTCAGTGGCTTACCCTTTGGCCATGAGGGGGTGAATGCTGCATTGCCTGTCGGGATCATGGCAACCCTAGACGGCGATCGCGGGCAGTTGATCTTTGGTTGAGGCAAGCTGCTCTCCAGGAAAGGAAACATCGAGAACTCGGCGACAGGACTCTTGACAGGTTAAGCTGAAGATGGTTTTCAACCCACCGTTAGTTTCTAAGAATCATAATCTTCATGAATATCCTGGCTAATCTCTTAACCTCCGACACAACTCCGGTGCAAACTCGTCCTCGCCGTGGGATTGAAATTAAGTCTCGCCGTGAAATTGAGGTCATGCGCCAAGCTTCTAAGATCGTGGCCACCGTACTGAAGGAAATTTCCGAGATCACCAAGCCAGGCATGAGTACCGCAGATTTAGATGCCCATGCGGAGCGGCGAATCCGGGAAATGGGAGCCACTCCCAGTTTTAAGGGGTACCATGGGTTTCCGGCATCGATCTGTGCCTCCGTCAATAATGAAGTCGTCCATGGGATTCCCAACCCCCGCAAAATCATTCGTAATGGCGATGTGGTCAAAGTGGATACCGGTGCCTATTTCAATGGGTTCCATGGGGATTCCTGCATCACGATCGCCGTCGGCCCCATTAGTGAAGAAGCGGCCAAGCTAGTGCGGGTAGCCGAAGAGGCCCTTTATTGTGGCATTAAGCAGGTCAAGGAGGGTAATTATTTAATGGACTTGGCCGGTGCCATTCAAGATTGCGTCGAGTCCAATGGATTTGTGATTGTGGAAGACTTTACCGGCCATGGGGTCGGCCGCAATTTGCACGAAGAACCCTCGGTGTTTAATTTTCGTACCCGTGACCTCAAAAATGTGCGGCTGCGGGCGGGAATGACCCTGGCCATTGAACCGATTGTGAATGCCGGCTCGAAGCAGGTTCGCATTTTATCCGATCGCTGGACCGCCGTTACGGTAGATAATGCCCTCTCGGCCCAGTTTGAACATACGGTGTTAGTCACTAAAACAGGCTACGAAATTTTGACCGATCGCCAAGGACTCTAGGCCAACTATGCTAGGTGAGAAAACACCCCCAGAGATATTGCAGTCCGAGGTCTTTTGTCGGAGTCGTAAATTTAGCTTTGACATTAATCGCTATCGCTTGCCCCACGGCGCGATCGCCCAGATGGGGTGCATTCGTCATCCAGGGGGGGCCTTAGCCGTTCCGGTCACGCAGGACGGGCAGTTGATTTTAGTGCGCCAATATCGTTTTGCTGCGGAACAAGCCCTCCTCGAATTTCCAGCGGGAACCGTCGAAGTCCATGAACCACCGGAAGCAACCATCCGGCGAGAACTGGAGGAAGAAGCGGGCTATCGGGGCCACCAATGGCGATCGCTGGGGGAATTTTATGTCGCCCCGGGCTACTCCGATGAAATTATTTATGCTTTTTTAGCAACGGCTCTGGAAAAGCTAGACAATCCGCCTCCCC carries:
- a CDS encoding HEAT repeat domain-containing protein yields the protein MTTSLAQLADQLESSSSRDRLLALAALRDIPADDAVPLIKKVLWDENLQIRSMAVFALGVKPTAECFGLLVQLLETEPDYGIRADAAGALGYLEDERAFEPLIRAFYEDTDWLVRFSAAVSLGNLKDPRGCDALLSALESDQVLMLQGAIAALGEIGNPAVVDHLLRFVQSDDWLIRQRLAEALGNLPHAKGISALKYLAKDENSQVAEAAQLSLERLA
- a CDS encoding NUDIX hydrolase gives rise to the protein MLGEKTPPEILQSEVFCRSRKFSFDINRYRLPHGAIAQMGCIRHPGGALAVPVTQDGQLILVRQYRFAAEQALLEFPAGTVEVHEPPEATIRRELEEEAGYRGHQWRSLGEFYVAPGYSDEIIYAFLATALEKLDNPPPQDDDEDIQAVLMTPTALENAILQGQVVDAKTISSFFLARPFLT
- the lspA gene encoding signal peptidase II produces the protein MERPKGFKLKNPGFWWAAVVSILGDRLTKLWIVQTYSLTYPPETTPLWPNVFHITYVTNTGAAFSLFANGGGGWLRWLSLAVSLLLIAFAVFGPRLDRWEQLGYGLLLGGALGNGIDRLLKGEVVDFLDFRLIRFPIFNVADIAINLGIACLLYAAWRQHQRDSADTQG
- a CDS encoding CBS domain-containing protein; translated protein: MDIVLCHTTADFDTLGAAVGLSCLYPGTKIVLTGGSHPKVGEFLAFHRDEYALIEARSVTAETLRRIWIVDTQSRKLLGAAVPWLDQPQVEVYIYDHHLDSPGDIVAQERWLEPVGATCTIIVERLQAEKVSLRATEATVLALGIHGDTGSLTFEQTTARDAAALAWLLEQGAHQRAIADFCDPGLSEDLQPLLSQAWDHLHQETHQGHCLGRVLLTTPEYVPGLSRLITHLADLSECNALILGHYYRANATGGHLSLIGRSRVPGVNLATIMQSLGGGGHAQAAAVTLTTSEPERVLEKIYQQLLEQIPQPATAQELMSSPVRTVLPDTTVEQAHRVLLRYGHSGLSVVDRQGQLVGIISRRDLDIALHHGFDHAPVKGYMKSPVRTIGTTTTLPQIQALMVTYDIGRLPVINAQGHLQGIVTRTDVLRQLYHHQPDSQRTTAPHRQFLFQPLQDLLPPPLRHVLEQAAIACSQRGWQLYLVGGAVRDLLLLLHQRKSMDDLAMDDLGECYSRITREFDLVVDGIQQGVQEGAGVQLARELHGYYPKAEVQIYGQFQTAALHWPHHSPLGDFAIDIATARSEFYPYPAAHPEVAASSIRQDLYRRDFTINALAIRLTQPHSGELLDFFGGWQDLQSQTIRVLHPNSFIEDPTRIFRAVRFAVRLNFLLDAQTQEYIGHALTSGIFERSQRRSQKLPSLQSRLRNECRYLLQLPLGEEDTFPGETALGQLNDLGALQCLHRDLPFSQQTRQSLALAWEWWQAYGEPTTIQGIGDWELLLMVLLAPLGDAVMVAEQLHLAEPLHHRLAIWRSRAEEFQALLATEPKISTLTCWLDGLDIPLIILIASQTPTPVGDRLKQYLGQWREQKSPLNGDDLQALGYQRGPQFREMLQALRWAALDGIVGDRDGAKAFLAAHYPQN
- a CDS encoding ExbD/TolR family protein — encoded protein: MKINLRNDTDDVRIEILPLIDVVFCILTFFILAAVSLTRQQAITLNLPEASTGQAQSRQMLVVSIDPVGQIYVDQDPVNRSELYEELLTYLRLNPEGMVVLRASQVVSYNDVIQVLDLLRSVGGNRVALATQPLEQPAMGVDPMPPIDNFDDFPAIEDVPLTPDGLDSPDRPAGELETFPEEPASD
- the map gene encoding type I methionyl aminopeptidase is translated as MNILANLLTSDTTPVQTRPRRGIEIKSRREIEVMRQASKIVATVLKEISEITKPGMSTADLDAHAERRIREMGATPSFKGYHGFPASICASVNNEVVHGIPNPRKIIRNGDVVKVDTGAYFNGFHGDSCITIAVGPISEEAAKLVRVAEEALYCGIKQVKEGNYLMDLAGAIQDCVESNGFVIVEDFTGHGVGRNLHEEPSVFNFRTRDLKNVRLRAGMTLAIEPIVNAGSKQVRILSDRWTAVTVDNALSAQFEHTVLVTKTGYEILTDRQGL
- a CDS encoding homocysteine S-methyltransferase family protein — protein: MSKYRHQLPQLGQDFFLMDGGLETTLIFHHGVDLPEFASFPLLRTAVGREMLNGYYRKYLEIAQQVQANFILDSVTWRANSDWGSRLGYDSEALAEINCAAIAHIETLRHEYESDHTQIVLSGCIGPRGDGYAIESTMDATEAEAYHWPQIHTVAGTAADMVCAFTINYPEEAIGIVRAAQRAQIPISISFTLETDGHLPNGQSLPSAVQQVDAATAEYASYFMINCAHPTHFEKSLMGGEPELGRIRGVRANSSRKSHQELNDSTELDSGNPTELGQYYIAIKQQLQQLNIMGGCCGTDHRHIAQIAKECAPLFTNTLTA
- a CDS encoding MotA/TolQ/ExbB proton channel family protein; the encoded protein is MNIAEAFTRGGLAMWPLLVLSILTLGTIFERVWFWTLVLRGETKLAEQILSAAQRNWQEATDLAAQACDQPMGRFLYTPLQLVDMEPEIFRLALEAAADEELSAMRRGEKVLEATITMAPLLGLLGTVLGLISALSSIRLGDIGTPATLGVGLGISEALISTAAGLIVAIISLAFQRLFQALLMQQAQIFRRTGNELELAYRQFWLQQQSSETERSFL
- a CDS encoding S66 peptidase family protein, with the translated sequence MIQPQLPAPLQPGDRLGVVFPSGRLRDREPFLAGLQCWRDHGYKIAADDTWHRGWGYLAGSDGDRRQALLDALTNSEIKGILCGRGGFGATRLLEDWAWPALAGKWLIGFSDITALLWSYVQEGVAGVHGPVLTTLAAEPPWSRDRLFHLVQGKSLDPLDGQGWGGGIVTGQLLPGNLAVATHLIHTRHCPDLTGAILAFEDVGEAPYRLDRMLTQWRQTGLLSQVAGIALGRFSRCQVEPSVPSFTAEEVLGDRLADLGLPIVSGLPFGHEGVNAALPVGIMATLDGDRGQLIFG